ACCTGCGCAACGACCGCGGTTTTGTCGATGACATTGACCATCTCGGCAACCGTCGCGCCCGCACCGTCGGCGAACTTCTCGCCAACCTCTTTTCCGTGGGACTGTCCCGCGTTGCCAAGTCTATAAGGGAGAGGCTCTCTCTTAAGGACGGCGAGCCGGTCACTCCGCAGCTTCTGATAAACGCTCGCACCGTTTCGGCCGTCATCGATACCTTCTTCGGTTCCTCGCAGTTGTCGCAGTTTATGGACCAGACCAATCCCCTTTCGGAACTGACCCATAAACGGCGTCTCTCGGCGCTGGGTCCCGGCGGTTTGACCCGCGAGCGCGCCGGCTTTGAAGTGCGCGACGTCCATCACACCCATTATGGCCGCATCTGCCCCATTGAAACACCGGAAGGTCCTAATATCGGTCTAATCGCCTCCATGGCAACTTTTGCCCGAATCAATAAATACGGTTTCCTGGAGACCCCCTACCGGGTGGTGAAGAAAGGAAAAGTCACCGATGATATCAGATTTCTGACCGCTGATGAGGAAGACCGTTATATCATCGCCCAGGCTGATGAAGAATTCGACAAGAATGGCCGCTTTGCCAATGAATTTGTCAAAGCCCGCAGCCGTTCCGATTATCCTATCGTCCGAGGCGAAGAAATCGACTTTGTCGAGGTCTCGCCCAAGCAAATTGTCTCCGTGGCGGCTTCATTGATTCCCTTCCTGGAGCATGATGACGCCAACCGCGCCCTTATGGGAAGTAATATGCAGCGGCAGGCTGTGCCCTTGCTGGTTACCCAGGCGCCGATTATCGGCACCGGTATGGAGAAAAAAGTCGCCGTTGACTCCGGTTCGGCCGTGACCGCCAACCGCGGCGGTACCGTTGTCTATGCTTCCGCTGATAAAGTCGTCATCAAGCCGGTTGCCAAACCAAAATCGGATGAGCTCGGTTTCTTTGAAGATGACGAGTACCCCCTGACCAAATTCCGTCGCTCCAATCAGGATACCTGCATTAACTATCGGCCGATTGTCAAGGAAGGGGATATCATTGAAGCGGGCGATGTGGTTGCCGATGGTCCCGGAACCGAAACCGGAGAATTGGCTCTGGGATACAATGTAACGGTCGCTTTCATGCCCTGGCGCGGGTACAATTTTGAGGACGCCATTATAGTTTCGGAGCGGCTTATCCGCGATGATATATTCACCTCGATTCATATCGAAGAGTTCGAACTGCAGGTGCGCGACACCAAACGCGGTTCCGAAGAAATCACCCGCGAGATACCCAATGTCTCCGAAGAGGCGCTGCTTAATCTCGACGAGCGGGGCATTGTCCGGGTCGGCGCCGAGGTCGAAGCCGGCGATATTCTGGTCGGTAAGGTAACCCCCAAAGGCGAAACCGAGCTCTCTCCTGAGGAACGACTTCTGAGGGCAATTTTCGGGGAGAAGGCAGGCGATGTCAAAGATGCCTCTTTGAAGGCGCCGCCGGGGATGAAAGGTATTGTCATCGACACCAAAGTCTTCTCTCGTAAAGAGCGCACGGAAGAAGCCAAGAAGTCCGAGAAAAATGAAATCGCCGCTATTAAGAAACATTATGGCAAGTTGCGGTTGAATATTATCAAGCACCGCAACCAGCGAATCGGCGAACTTCTCGAAGGGCACACCAGCAACACCGTCCGCTCCCTGGCCGACAATTCCGTTCTGATACGGGCCGGTCATAAGTACGACGCCAATGAACTGCTGGAATTCGATTTTGACGCCGCCTTCGCTCCCGAAGGGTATTGCGACTCCGCGTCGGTCAATAAGAAGGTTGACAATGTTCTCAATGAGGCGGCTAATCTGCTGGCACAGAAAGACTCCGAGATGAATGTCGAAATCGACAAAGTGGTGCGTGGCGCCGAGCTTCCTCCCGGCGTGAAGCAGCTGGTTAAAGTCAAAATCGCCATTCGCCGCAAACTGGCCGTCGGCGACAAAATGGCCGGACGCCACGGTAACAAAGGTGTCGTCTCCCGCATTGTGCCGATTGAAGATATGCCCTATCTGGCTGATGGTTCCCCGGTCGATATCCTTCTGAATCCGCTGGGCGTTCCCTCTCGTATGAATGT
The DNA window shown above is from Candidatus Zixiibacteriota bacterium and carries:
- the rpoB gene encoding DNA-directed RNA polymerase subunit beta, giving the protein MARKRTVERISYGTINDAAEMPNLLDIQLESYRIFLQADAPAEKRSNQGLQQIFSEVFPITDINENFSLEFVNYQLGTPRYSIDECRDRNMTYAAPLKATLRLVTRAGEGEEKRMESAVEQDVYLGELPLLTKWGTFIINGAERVIVSQLHRSPGVFFDEETHPNGKIIYSARIIPYRGSWLEFVIDINDIMYVHIDSRRKLPVTTLLRAVGYPTDEELIKSFYKVSTMELAGKREDAVVGLIIAESIINKETGEILISAGDTITDSEFKKMKEIGVKKFKYIERENLRDALVIINTIKKDATKTRDEALTKIYSLLRPGEPPTMEMAEALLEKLFFNNKRYDLGEVGRYMINQRLGLDIPLTTTVLDVKDFVAIIKYLTDLRNDRGFVDDIDHLGNRRARTVGELLANLFSVGLSRVAKSIRERLSLKDGEPVTPQLLINARTVSAVIDTFFGSSQLSQFMDQTNPLSELTHKRRLSALGPGGLTRERAGFEVRDVHHTHYGRICPIETPEGPNIGLIASMATFARINKYGFLETPYRVVKKGKVTDDIRFLTADEEDRYIIAQADEEFDKNGRFANEFVKARSRSDYPIVRGEEIDFVEVSPKQIVSVAASLIPFLEHDDANRALMGSNMQRQAVPLLVTQAPIIGTGMEKKVAVDSGSAVTANRGGTVVYASADKVVIKPVAKPKSDELGFFEDDEYPLTKFRRSNQDTCINYRPIVKEGDIIEAGDVVADGPGTETGELALGYNVTVAFMPWRGYNFEDAIIVSERLIRDDIFTSIHIEEFELQVRDTKRGSEEITREIPNVSEEALLNLDERGIVRVGAEVEAGDILVGKVTPKGETELSPEERLLRAIFGEKAGDVKDASLKAPPGMKGIVIDTKVFSRKERTEEAKKSEKNEIAAIKKHYGKLRLNIIKHRNQRIGELLEGHTSNTVRSLADNSVLIRAGHKYDANELLEFDFDAAFAPEGYCDSASVNKKVDNVLNEAANLLAQKDSEMNVEIDKVVRGAELPPGVKQLVKVKIAIRRKLAVGDKMAGRHGNKGVVSRIVPIEDMPYLADGSPVDILLNPLGVPSRMNVGQILETHLGWAADKLNIRIATPVFDGATQQQIREMLHKAGLPESGKTVLYDGFTGLPFGSEVTVGNIYMMKLSHLVDDKIHARSIGPYSLVTQQPLGGKAQFGGQRFGEMEVWAMEAYGAAYALQELLTVKSDDVTGRSKVYEAIVKGENPPEPGIPESFNVLVKELQSLGLDVKLVEK